The genomic segment GAACAAGGTCAAATTGTTTTGGCTGTCTGCGGAAAATATCCAGAGCTTTTGTCGCGTCTGTAAGGGCAGTCACCTGATAACCCAGTTTTTTTAACATTTGTTCAAGCATCATGATAATTTCTATTTCATCATCTATTATCATGATATGCTCTTTACCCCCGATGATTTTCTCTATTTTTTCTGTTTCCGGTTCAGGTTTGGATTTGATAACAGGCAGATAAACAAAAAATGTTGTTCCCTGTCCGGGTTTGCTGACTACATTTATATATCCCTGGCAGTTTTGAATAATTCCGTGAACAACCGAAAGCCCAAGTCCAGTACCTTTCCCACACTCCTTAGTAGTAAAATACGGATCAAAAATGCGATTCAATACCTTTGAATCTATCCCGCACCCTGAATCTTTTACACTGACTTTAACATATCTGCCCTTTTTCATGCCTGGACAAGATGATATATTTTCGGAACAATTCCGGATTTCCTGCACACTCAATTCCAGGATTCCACCCTGTTCATCCATCGCGTGAAAGGCATTTGTACAAAGGTTCATTATTACCTGGTGTATTTCGCCAGGATCTGCAAACACAAAACCGCATTTATCAATTTTTTTTTGAATATTTATTGTTGAAGGCAATACAGCCGTGAGAAGGTTCAGGGCTTCATTAATTATCAGGTGAACCTGGACAGGTCTTTTTTTCTGCTTTTTTTCACGGGTCAAATAAAGAATCTGCTGAACCAGTTCTTTAGCTCGTATTGCTCCTGTCAAAATACTGTCCAGGTAGCCCTGTACTATATCATTTCCAGGCACACTATCTTTTGCCATTTCAGTATATCCGAATATTGGAAAAAGGATATTATTGAAATCATGGGCGATTCCCCCGGCCATGATACCGATTGCTTCCATTTTCTGAGCCTGATGAAACCGTGCTTCCAATTCCAGTCTTTCATTAATTGCATTTTCAAGCTCTTTTGTTCTCTGTTCAACACGTATTTCCAGGGTGTCATTTGCTGTTTGTAAAGCCTGCTGGGCATTTTTACGCTTGGCAACTTCTTCTTGCAGACGGGAATTCTGCATTTCCATTTTTATGTTCATTTCCCTTAGGGTAATATGTGTTTTTATCCTTGCCAGAACCTCTTCTAAATGAAAAGGTTTGGCAATAAAA from the Desulfonema limicola genome contains:
- a CDS encoding response regulator, whose amino-acid sequence is MSSSHTSDKYHQPNNVLIVDDKHENLRILSDMLQKNGYSVRAAINGNSALKSIKTRAPDIILLDILMPDMDGYEVCRQLKASAQTRDIPVIFISTLDNPQDKVRAFKTGGTDFIAKPFHLEEVLARIKTHITLREMNIKMEMQNSRLQEEVAKRKNAQQALQTANDTLEIRVEQRTKELENAINERLELEARFHQAQKMEAIGIMAGGIAHDFNNILFPIFGYTEMAKDSVPGNDIVQGYLDSILTGAIRAKELVQQILYLTREKKQKKRPVQVHLIINEALNLLTAVLPSTINIQKKIDKCGFVFADPGEIHQVIMNLCTNAFHAMDEQGGILELSVQEIRNCSENISSCPGMKKGRYVKVSVKDSGCGIDSKVLNRIFDPYFTTKECGKGTGLGLSVVHGIIQNCQGYINVVSKPGQGTTFFVYLPVIKSKPEPETEKIEKIIGGKEHIMIIDDEIEIIMMLEQMLKKLGYQVTALTDATKALDIFRRQPKQFDLVLTDMTMPRMTGITLAQKMLEIKPDIPLILVTGFSRLITKEKAMVIGIKEVISKPLFKREVAGVIRKTLDDIHKSGIHNLSA